One window of Trifolium pratense cultivar HEN17-A07 linkage group LG5, ARS_RC_1.1, whole genome shotgun sequence genomic DNA carries:
- the LOC123886499 gene encoding uncharacterized protein LOC123886499, which translates to MADQKTLRELAAPDINYNSLCIKYPNVAVAFELKSGLIHLLPKFSGLSGEDPHRHLKEFQVVCSTPLRPEGITEDHIKLRAFPFSLQGAAKDWLYYLQPNTVASWTDLKKLFLEKYFPASRAASIRKEICGIRQCDSESLSEYWERFKQLVSSCPQHQISEQLLIQYFYEGLLPMDRNILDAVSGGALVDKTPAAAKALIENMSLNSQQFTTRSNSVVLTKGVNEIQASPPNKAIEIRLDELTSLVKQLALGKTRTVGRVCGICTSPEHPTDICPILQDESITEFPQAYAANVYNQGNNQNRYNAPDLSTNRYHPNWRNHPNLQYATSGSSLEDIVKQLAVQIQTTNASMNDLKTLVGQLVTTMNQMQTQSSRNLPDQTVPNPNVSAITLRSGKEVDAAVEASVDNSGEKNDKNNKNKSTPTPVPTPTPELDEDEEQSIPLPFPQRAVKSKREHQFDMDREILDVFKKVEVNIPLLEAIKQIPKYAKLLKEMCTNKRKLKGNSRVNMSRNVSAIIHQTDLPEKCEDLGVFTVPCTIGTTEFGSCMLDLGSSINVMPTSIYNSLSLGPLQPTGLVIQLANRSITRPKGIIEDVLVKVNDLIFPADFYILDMERETSSSKGTLILGRPFMRTARAKIDAYAGTLSMAFGNRVIRFNLFDAMKHPHEEHSVFALDLFDGLIDNECADEFINGFPSIVGFDDTFTGQDSTNIEICSVYAKINDNHVATNSTDTISTYTGTSNTITVANIDILGGSSTIPQESKVQSDQDELYAALGIDQSAEIFSCECGICNVCLEINAAILGEDILMLTITCAEIQTNSITLEVDTKNVDFSRKQLLPIVEKLLVEPLIKPRDKQLFFTIYASLPPILSDSQAQFGFSVFHVFVIAGPPYFVLLYKFTWYLLFLVSCVRSAERPPPKPPDMDFPAATA; encoded by the exons ATGGCTGACCAAAAGACTTTAAGAGAGCTTGCAGCACCTGACATTAATTATAATTCACTTTGTATTAAATACCCTAATGTTGCTGTAGCTTTCGAATTAAAGTCGGGCCTAATACACCTGTTGCCCAAGTTTAGCGGTCTTTCCGGTGAAGACCCCCATAGGCATCTGAAGGAATTTCAGGTCGTGTGCTCTACACCCTTGAGACCTGAAGGAATCACCGAAGACCATATCAAGCTAAGAGCCTTCCCTTTCTCACTCCAAGGAGCTGCAAAGGACTGGTTATACTACCTTCAGCCAAACACTGTTGCAAGCTGGACTGATCTGAAAAAGCTTTTCCTAGAGAAATACTTCCCTGCTTCTAGGGCCGCATCCATAAGAAAGGAGATATGCGGCATCAGACAATGTGACAGCGAGTCACTTTCTGAATACTGGGAACGATTCAAACAATTAGTGTCCAGTTGCCCCCAACACCAGATCTCTGAGCAGCTACTTATCCAGTACTTCTACGAAGGACTATTACCCATGGATAGGAATATCTTAGATGCTGTTAGTGGCGGAGCCCTTGTCGATAAGACACCCGCTGCAGCGAAGGCTCTCATTGAGAACATGTCTCTAAACTCCCAACAATTCACCACTAGAAGCAATTCTGTGGTTCTGACAAAAGGAGTGAATGAAATTCAAGCCTCCCCTCCCAACAAGGCTATAGAAATCAGACTTGACGAGCTTACCTCTCTAGTGAAGCAGTTGGCATTAGGAAAGACCCGGACTGTAGGAAGAGTGTGTGGCATTTGCACCTCCCCTGAGCACCCGACAGATATATGTCCCATCCTACAAGATGAATCCATAACTGAGTTTCCTCAAGCATACGCAGCAAATGTGTACAATCAAGGCAACAACCAAAATAGATACAATGCTCCTGACCTTTCCACTAATAGATATCATCCCAACTGGAGAAACCATCCAAACCTGCAGTAT GCTACTTCTGGATCTTCACTAGAGGACATCGTCAAGCAATTGGCCGTGCAAATACAGACAACAAATGCATCCATGAACGATCTGAAAACACTGGTCGGACAACTAGTGACTACTATGAACCAAATGCAAACTCAGAGCTCCAGGAACCTCCCTGACCAAACTGTACCTAACCCAAATGTTAGTGCAATCACTCTTAGGTCTGGCAAGGAAGTCGACGCAGCAGTAGAAGCAAGTGTTGATAACAGTggagaaaaaaatgataaaaataataaaaataagtcaaCTCCTACACCTGTACCCACACCTACCCCTGAACTTGATGAAGATGAGGAGCAGTCCATACCACTTCCCTTCCCTCAAAGAGCTGTCAAAAGCAAAAGGGAGCATCAGTTCGACATGGATAGGGAGATCTTGGATGTTTTTAAGAAAGTTGAAGTAAACATCCCTCTCCTTGAGGCTATCAAACAAATCCCGAAATATGCCAAACTCCTCAAGGAGATGTGCACAAACAAGAGGAAACTAAAAGGGAACTCGAGAGTTAATATGAGTAGGAATGTCTCTGCAATCATACATCAGACAGACTTGCCCGAGAAATGTGAAGATCTTGGAGTCTTTACTGTCCCTTGTACCATAGGCACTACCGAATTCGGAAGTTGCATGTTGGACTTAGGCTCCTCCATAAATGTTATGCCTACATCTATATATAACTCTCTTTCCCTTGGTCCCTTGCAGCCTACAGGTCTTGTCATTCAGCTTGCAAATAGAAGCATCACCCGCCCTAAGGGTATTATCGAGGATGTGCTTGTTAAAGTTAATGATCTAATCTTTCCTGCCGATTTCTACATCCTCGACATGGAAAGAGAAACAAGTTCCAGTAAAGGAACCCTCATTCTAGGAAGGCCATTCATGAGGACCGCTAGAGCTAAAATTGATGCTTATGCAGGGACACTTTCAATGGCGTTTGGGAATCGTGTTATCCGCTTCAACTTATTTGATGCTATGAAACACCCGCATGAAGAACACTCTGTCTTTGCATTAGATCTATTTGATGGGTTGATAGATAATGAGTGCGCTGATGAGTTTATTAATGGTTTTCCATCTATTGTTGGTTTTGATGACACTTTCACTGGTCAGGACAGCActaatattgaaatttgttCTGTGTATGCTAAAATTAATGACAATCATGTTGCTACTAATAGCACTGACACTATTAGCACATACACTGGCACTTCTAACACAATCACTGTTGCAAACATTGACATTCTTGGTGGCTCCTCCACGATACCACAAGAGTCCAAAGTTCAATCTGATCAAGATGAATTATATGCTGCTCTTGGAATAGATCAATCTGCtgaaattttttcttgtgaATGTGGTATTTGTAATGTTTGTCTTGAGATCAATGCAGCTATTTTAGGTGAAGACATTTTGATGCTGACAATCACTTGTGCAgaaattcaaacaaattcaataactctTGAAGTTGACACCAaaaatgtggattttagtcggaAGCAACTATTGCCTATAGTAGAAAAATTGTTGGTGGAGCCTCTGATTAAGCCACGCGACAAGCAGTTGTTCTTCACAATCTATGCATCTCTCCCACCTATTTTATCTGACTCACAAGCTCAATTTGGCTTCTCTGTTTTCCACGTTTTTGTTATTGCAGGTCCACCATATTTTGTACTATTATACAAGTTCACGTGGTATTTGCTTTTTCTTGTTTCATGTGTTCGTAGTGCAGAAAGGCCTCCACCAAAACCGCCAGACATGGACTTTCCAGCTGCTACAGCTTAG